One window of the Anomaloglossus baeobatrachus isolate aAnoBae1 chromosome 12, aAnoBae1.hap1, whole genome shotgun sequence genome contains the following:
- the DEGS2 gene encoding sphingolipid delta(4)-desaturase/C4-monooxygenase DES2 isoform X1, with protein sequence MGNKATRGGFEWVYTDQPHTARRKEILAKYPEIKSLMGPDHHLKWVVLTMVASQLVVCHLVRDLAWKWVLFWAYAFGGCVNHSLTLAIHDISHNVAFGNRQAKWNRWFAVVANLPIGMPYSASFKKYHIDHHRYLGGDHLDVDIPTDFEGWFFCTPVRKLLWLILQPLFYVLRPLYVNPKPISRMEIWNALVQFSADFLLYEALGLKPVVYLLAGSVFCLGLHPISGHFIAEHYMFMKGHETYSYYGCLNLITFNVGYHTEHHDFPSIPGSRLPMVRQIASEYYDSLPQHQSWVRVLWDFIFHEEIGPYSRIKRECKLANAE encoded by the exons ATGGGCAACAAGGCGACTCGCGGAGGCTTCGAATGGGTGTACACGGACCAGCCGCACACCGCGCGCAGGAAGGAAATACTCG CCAAATATCCTGAAATCAAGTCTCTCATGGGACCGGACCACCATCTGAAATGGGTAGTTTTGACGATGGTGGCTTCTCAGCTCGTGGTCTGTCATCTAGTCAGAGACTTGGCCTGGAAATGGGTGTTATTTTGGGCATACGCATTTGGTGGCTGCGTGAACCACTCGTTGACGTTGGCCATCCACGATATCTCGCACAACGTAGCCTTCGGTAACCGGCAGGCGAAGTGGAACCGGTGGTTTGCAGTTGTGGCCAACTTGCCAATTGGCATGCCGTACTCCGCGTCCTTCAAAAAATATCACATCGATCACCACCGTTATCTGGGAGGAGACCACCTGGATGTGGACATACCCACGGACTTCGAAGGATGGTTCTTCTGCACCCCGGTCCGGAAACTCTTGTGGTTGATCCTACAGCCGCTTTTCTACGTGTTACGGCCGCTGTATGTGAACCCCAAACCCATCAGCAGGATGGAGATCTGGAACGCCCTGGTCCAGTTCTCCGCTGACTTCTTACTGTATGAGGCGCTCGGCCTGAAGCCTGTGGTGTACCTGCTGGCCGGCTCTGTGTTTTGCCTGGGGCTTCACCCCATCTCCGGACATTTTATTGCAGAACATTACATGTTTATGAAAGGACATGAGACTTATTCCTACTACGGATGTCTGAATTTAATCACCTTCAATGTTGGTTACCACACGGAGCACCACGACTTTCCCAGTATTCCCGGAAGCAGGCTTCCCATG GTACGGCAGATCGCTTCCGAGTATTACGACAGTCTCCCTCAGCACCAGTCTTGGGTCAGAGTTTTGTGGGATTTCATTTTTCATGAAGAAATTGGACCTTATTCAAGGATAAAAAGAGAATGTAAGCTCGCCAACGCAGAATAG
- the DEGS2 gene encoding sphingolipid delta(4)-desaturase/C4-monooxygenase DES2 isoform X2 — protein sequence MGPDHHLKWVVLTMVASQLVVCHLVRDLAWKWVLFWAYAFGGCVNHSLTLAIHDISHNVAFGNRQAKWNRWFAVVANLPIGMPYSASFKKYHIDHHRYLGGDHLDVDIPTDFEGWFFCTPVRKLLWLILQPLFYVLRPLYVNPKPISRMEIWNALVQFSADFLLYEALGLKPVVYLLAGSVFCLGLHPISGHFIAEHYMFMKGHETYSYYGCLNLITFNVGYHTEHHDFPSIPGSRLPMVRQIASEYYDSLPQHQSWVRVLWDFIFHEEIGPYSRIKRECKLANAE from the exons ATGGGACCGGACCACCATCTGAAATGGGTAGTTTTGACGATGGTGGCTTCTCAGCTCGTGGTCTGTCATCTAGTCAGAGACTTGGCCTGGAAATGGGTGTTATTTTGGGCATACGCATTTGGTGGCTGCGTGAACCACTCGTTGACGTTGGCCATCCACGATATCTCGCACAACGTAGCCTTCGGTAACCGGCAGGCGAAGTGGAACCGGTGGTTTGCAGTTGTGGCCAACTTGCCAATTGGCATGCCGTACTCCGCGTCCTTCAAAAAATATCACATCGATCACCACCGTTATCTGGGAGGAGACCACCTGGATGTGGACATACCCACGGACTTCGAAGGATGGTTCTTCTGCACCCCGGTCCGGAAACTCTTGTGGTTGATCCTACAGCCGCTTTTCTACGTGTTACGGCCGCTGTATGTGAACCCCAAACCCATCAGCAGGATGGAGATCTGGAACGCCCTGGTCCAGTTCTCCGCTGACTTCTTACTGTATGAGGCGCTCGGCCTGAAGCCTGTGGTGTACCTGCTGGCCGGCTCTGTGTTTTGCCTGGGGCTTCACCCCATCTCCGGACATTTTATTGCAGAACATTACATGTTTATGAAAGGACATGAGACTTATTCCTACTACGGATGTCTGAATTTAATCACCTTCAATGTTGGTTACCACACGGAGCACCACGACTTTCCCAGTATTCCCGGAAGCAGGCTTCCCATG GTACGGCAGATCGCTTCCGAGTATTACGACAGTCTCCCTCAGCACCAGTCTTGGGTCAGAGTTTTGTGGGATTTCATTTTTCATGAAGAAATTGGACCTTATTCAAGGATAAAAAGAGAATGTAAGCTCGCCAACGCAGAATAG